The following are from one region of the Cryomorphaceae bacterium genome:
- a CDS encoding serine hydrolase, translating into MTLRIHITLVFTLFIGNALIGQQKDYAKLEKRIDSLRTVWNVPGLSVAIVQDGDVVFNRGFGVLEKGKSNTTDGQSLYAIASISKAFTGAALAILVDEGKISWDDKVVTHLPWFKLYDPWVTQQMTIKDLLTHRSGLGTFSGDLLWHASTLSMEEVVRGARYLEPKFEFRDGYGYQNIMYVAAGLVLEKVSGEGWADFVRSRILEPIGMKRTLTSVSQIPAFGNVAIPHSGQPGENIPIPYINWDNMAPAGALVSCTEDLCSWMTLQLNRGKWNGKTIFTEDRWREMWTNFNPQPISAFAERTYPGQTFSGYGLGWSLKTYRGEKIVSHGGGYDAMISNLTMIPGKNAGFVILSNNVTILPHVLHLTLMDFVIGTNDDETNWSELFMSYSQNKQKQENARVQNLMELRSDSPNHSLPLADYAGTYGGPMYGNTKVWLENDTLRFQMVPTPLFHGWLEPMNHDTFILHWSEVHMLPIGTAQFIVDGHGRTEELRMDVPNDDFWFDELEMKRIDND; encoded by the coding sequence ATGACCCTTCGCATTCACATCACATTAGTTTTCACGCTGTTTATTGGCAATGCGCTCATTGGTCAGCAAAAAGACTACGCGAAACTGGAAAAGCGCATCGACTCGCTCCGCACGGTATGGAACGTACCAGGGCTTTCGGTGGCCATTGTGCAAGACGGTGATGTGGTTTTTAACCGCGGATTTGGTGTACTCGAAAAAGGAAAAAGCAACACCACAGATGGGCAATCGCTCTATGCCATCGCTTCCATTTCGAAGGCTTTTACCGGGGCCGCGCTTGCAATATTGGTGGATGAAGGGAAAATTTCATGGGACGATAAAGTAGTCACCCACCTACCATGGTTCAAGTTATACGACCCCTGGGTAACACAACAAATGACCATCAAGGATTTGCTCACGCATCGCAGCGGACTCGGAACATTCAGCGGAGATTTGCTGTGGCACGCATCTACACTCAGCATGGAGGAAGTGGTGCGCGGAGCGCGATACCTGGAGCCGAAGTTTGAGTTCAGGGATGGTTACGGATACCAAAACATTATGTACGTAGCCGCGGGCTTGGTGCTGGAAAAAGTAAGCGGGGAAGGCTGGGCTGACTTCGTGCGGTCGCGCATCCTGGAGCCCATCGGCATGAAGCGCACCCTCACCAGCGTATCACAAATACCGGCATTCGGCAACGTGGCCATACCCCACTCCGGCCAACCTGGAGAAAACATCCCCATTCCCTACATCAACTGGGACAATATGGCTCCGGCCGGGGCACTTGTTTCGTGCACCGAGGATCTTTGCAGTTGGATGACCCTGCAGCTAAACCGCGGAAAATGGAACGGCAAAACCATCTTTACAGAAGACAGGTGGCGCGAAATGTGGACCAATTTCAACCCTCAACCTATCAGCGCTTTCGCGGAGCGCACCTACCCCGGTCAAACCTTTTCAGGGTACGGTCTCGGTTGGAGTTTGAAAACCTACCGAGGCGAAAAAATTGTGAGCCACGGCGGTGGATACGACGCCATGATTTCGAACCTCACCATGATTCCCGGAAAAAATGCCGGGTTTGTGATTCTCTCGAACAACGTTACCATCCTTCCACATGTACTGCACCTCACTTTGATGGATTTCGTGATTGGAACCAACGATGACGAAACCAATTGGAGTGAACTGTTCATGAGCTACAGCCAAAACAAACAGAAACAAGAAAATGCGCGGGTTCAAAACCTGATGGAACTGCGCAGCGATTCGCCCAACCACAGCTTGCCACTTGCTGATTACGCCGGCACTTACGGCGGACCGATGTATGGAAATACCAAAGTGTGGCTGGAAAACGATACGCTTCGGTTTCAAATGGTGCCCACGCCGCTGTTTCACGGATGGCTTGAGCCCATGAATCACGATACTTTTATTCTTCACTGGAGCGAAGTGCACATGCTGCCCATCGGAACCGCGCAGTTTATCGTAGACGGCCACGGTCGGACGGAAGAGCTGCGCATGGATGTTCCAAATGATGACTTCTGGTTTGATGAACTGGAAATGAAACGCATCGACAATGATTAG
- a CDS encoding phospholipid carrier-dependent glycosyltransferase, whose product MPSFVLNLLANRAFWVLSFFGVVILTGNHAVSLWDQDEAAYAGFGRTMLETGNWLIPEFMWSDVHRKPPLHFWLVAVSFKIFGVHEFALRIPSSLAIWGTLLMMYVFGGRLVGARHALTAVCIAGSSFLLMALAKVAVTDAVLLFFTTLSAFSMVFVLREGSFKWVALFWFAVAMAMLTKGPPVILFAGVFGVLLLVASPQRLNLLRLHPWFFLPVTILPLFGWGWLCYQSEEGREFIQWMLDWYILKRIGGSVFGQTGPPGTHFLGMVLFFLPFVLFLPRALVRGFRSLYLRTWNNELLISLWFIAGWLLFEFTPSKLPAYVVAAHIPLSFMLAGALLNHKDSASKPGTPWWVMHYLLQFVVLVALAVLPFYLDLSAGTKMVFLAVILFIAVLHIYSLTHLNRPTFFAWFLKVPMVFALLVWGLLLPISDDLKNSSMRIANYLSEQLPAEAPVVIANNWSHPPSLPFYLTESFQTVFEAYDPETLVRHYHENEHIAIILNEDGKLHFEKELPNVEFSAFYPVFTDRLDQPGYFVVVKK is encoded by the coding sequence ATGCCTTCATTTGTATTGAATCTACTCGCCAACAGGGCTTTTTGGGTGTTGTCGTTCTTCGGGGTGGTCATACTCACGGGAAATCATGCAGTAAGCTTGTGGGATCAGGACGAAGCTGCCTACGCGGGCTTTGGCCGCACCATGTTAGAAACAGGTAACTGGCTGATTCCAGAATTTATGTGGTCGGATGTGCACCGCAAGCCCCCGCTGCATTTTTGGTTGGTAGCGGTTTCGTTTAAGATTTTTGGTGTTCATGAGTTTGCGCTGAGAATTCCGTCGTCGCTTGCTATTTGGGGTACGCTACTGATGATGTATGTATTCGGAGGCAGGTTGGTTGGAGCGAGGCATGCCCTCACCGCCGTTTGTATTGCGGGTTCAAGCTTTTTACTGATGGCGCTGGCCAAGGTGGCGGTTACAGATGCCGTGTTGCTGTTTTTTACCACTTTGAGCGCGTTTTCCATGGTATTTGTGCTCCGTGAGGGCTCTTTTAAGTGGGTGGCGCTGTTCTGGTTTGCTGTGGCGATGGCCATGCTCACCAAAGGCCCTCCGGTCATACTCTTCGCGGGCGTTTTCGGTGTATTACTGTTGGTGGCATCCCCTCAGCGATTGAACTTGTTGCGGCTCCATCCCTGGTTTTTTCTGCCCGTTACCATTCTTCCGCTTTTTGGCTGGGGCTGGTTGTGTTACCAAAGCGAGGAAGGAAGGGAATTTATTCAGTGGATGCTCGACTGGTACATTCTAAAACGAATTGGCGGCAGCGTGTTTGGGCAAACAGGCCCTCCCGGAACGCATTTCCTGGGCATGGTGTTGTTCTTCCTTCCGTTTGTATTGTTTTTGCCCCGGGCATTGGTGCGTGGTTTCCGATCGCTGTATCTCCGCACATGGAACAATGAATTGCTCATTTCCCTCTGGTTTATTGCGGGTTGGTTGCTGTTTGAGTTTACTCCCAGTAAGCTTCCGGCTTATGTGGTTGCCGCGCATATTCCGTTGTCTTTTATGCTGGCCGGAGCCTTGCTCAACCACAAAGATTCGGCTTCCAAACCCGGAACACCTTGGTGGGTAATGCATTACCTGTTGCAGTTTGTGGTGCTTGTAGCCCTTGCCGTTTTGCCGTTCTATCTGGATTTATCGGCGGGAACCAAAATGGTCTTTTTAGCAGTGATTTTATTCATTGCGGTACTACACATTTACAGCTTGACACACCTGAATAGGCCAACTTTTTTCGCATGGTTTTTAAAGGTGCCCATGGTGTTTGCGCTGCTGGTTTGGGGTTTGCTACTTCCCATTTCCGATGATTTGAAAAACAGCTCAATGCGAATTGCGAATTACCTCAGTGAGCAGCTTCCTGCTGAAGCCCCTGTGGTGATTGCCAACAATTGGTCGCATCCACCCAGTTTACCCTTTTATCTGACCGAATCTTTTCAAACCGTTTTTGAAGCCTACGATCCGGAAACACTTGTGCGCCATTATCATGAAAATGAGCACATCGCCATCATCCTCAACGAGGATGGTAAGTTGCATTTTGAGAAAGAGCTGCCCAATGTTGAGTTTTCAGCATTTTATCCTGTTTTTACCGACCGTCTTGACCAACCCGGGTACTTCGTCGTGGTGAAGAAGTAG